One genomic window of Pseudomonas aeruginosa includes the following:
- a CDS encoding alkaline phosphatase D family protein — MSGMDLKRRRVVQGLGAGLLLPALGAPAVIASPRARPKLTDGVQSGDVQGDRALVWSRTDRPARMIVEWDTRSVFSEPRRLVSPVTDERLDYTARIDLRGLPADQSIFYRVRFEDARDGSLSKPWFGHLRSAPSEARNIRFVWSGDTCGQGFGINPDIGGMRIYEAMRRRQPDFFLHSGDTIYADGPIPERIETESGRIWRNRVTEAKSKVAETLDEFRGNYRYNLLDDNLRRFNAEVPQIWQWDDHETTNNWSSSKQLDERYQVKDIDVLAARARQAFLEYAPLRFQRQGRDGRIYRKVAYGPLLDVFVLDMRSYRGGNSANLQARRSAATDFLGREQLQWLKRELRGSRAQWKVIAADMPIGLCVPDGKDAQGRDRWEAIANGNDGAALGRELEIADLLRFVQRAEVRNTVWLTADVHYCAAHHYSPERAAFKDFAPFWEFVAGPLNAGSFGPNALDGTFGPQVMFQKAPLVQNSSPFAGYQFFGEVEIDAQSRALTVTLRDLDGEPVFSQELQPDGA, encoded by the coding sequence ATGAGTGGGATGGACCTCAAGCGCCGCCGCGTCGTGCAAGGCCTGGGCGCTGGACTGCTGTTGCCGGCGCTGGGCGCGCCGGCGGTGATCGCCTCGCCCAGGGCGCGGCCGAAGCTGACCGATGGCGTGCAATCCGGCGATGTGCAGGGCGACCGCGCGCTGGTCTGGAGCCGCACCGACCGCCCGGCGCGGATGATCGTCGAATGGGACACCCGTAGCGTCTTCAGCGAGCCGCGTCGGCTGGTCTCGCCGGTCACCGACGAGCGCCTCGACTACACCGCGCGCATCGACCTGCGTGGCCTGCCGGCCGACCAGTCGATCTTCTACCGGGTGCGCTTCGAGGATGCCCGCGACGGCAGCCTGAGCAAGCCCTGGTTCGGCCACCTGCGCAGTGCGCCGAGCGAGGCGCGCAATATCCGTTTCGTCTGGAGCGGCGACACCTGCGGGCAAGGTTTCGGGATCAATCCGGATATCGGCGGCATGCGTATCTACGAAGCCATGCGCCGGCGCCAGCCGGATTTCTTCCTGCACAGCGGCGACACCATCTATGCCGATGGGCCGATCCCCGAGCGCATCGAGACCGAGAGCGGGCGCATCTGGCGCAACCGGGTGACCGAGGCCAAGAGCAAGGTCGCCGAGACCCTCGACGAGTTCCGCGGCAACTACCGCTACAACCTGCTCGACGACAACCTGCGCCGCTTCAACGCCGAGGTGCCGCAGATCTGGCAATGGGATGACCACGAGACCACCAACAACTGGTCCTCCAGCAAGCAGCTCGACGAGCGCTACCAGGTGAAGGACATCGACGTGCTGGCGGCCCGTGCACGCCAGGCGTTCCTCGAATACGCGCCGCTGCGCTTCCAGCGCCAGGGGCGCGACGGGCGGATCTACCGCAAGGTCGCCTACGGCCCTTTGCTCGACGTGTTCGTCCTCGACATGCGCAGCTACCGCGGCGGCAACAGCGCCAACCTGCAGGCGCGGCGCAGCGCCGCCACCGATTTCCTCGGCCGTGAACAGTTGCAATGGCTCAAGCGCGAGTTGCGCGGTTCGCGCGCGCAGTGGAAGGTGATCGCCGCCGACATGCCGATCGGCCTCTGCGTGCCCGATGGCAAGGACGCCCAGGGCCGCGACCGCTGGGAGGCCATCGCCAACGGCAACGACGGCGCCGCCCTCGGCCGCGAGCTGGAGATCGCCGACCTGCTGCGCTTCGTCCAGCGCGCCGAGGTGCGCAACACCGTCTGGCTGACCGCCGACGTGCATTACTGCGCAGCCCACCACTACAGCCCGGAGCGCGCCGCGTTCAAGGACTTCGCGCCGTTCTGGGAGTTCGTCGCCGGGCCTCTCAATGCCGGTAGTTTCGGACCCAACGCGCTGGATGGCACGTTCGGCCCGCAGGTGATGTTCCAGAAGGCCCCGCTGGTCCAGAACAGTTCCCCCTTCGCCGGCTACCAGTTCTTCGGCGAGGTGGAGATCGATGCGCAAAGCCGCGCGCTCACCGTCACCCTGCGCGACCTCGACGGCGAGCCGGTGTTTTCCCAGGAACTGCAGCCCGACGGCGCCTGA
- a CDS encoding endonuclease/exonuclease/phosphatase family protein, with the protein MHPLRNAALLGGLALLGLPVANAAELIISEYVEGSGNNKALEFYNSGSQVLDLSAYRVEFYFNGASAAGRSIDLSGSLAPGKTFVLANGVADPALLALASQRVEGSWFNGNDAVLLRRRSGEILDSLGQVGFNPGTTWGSGDVQTLDRSLVRKADIRDGDSDPSDAFDPAAQWLGYPRDTFANLGQHGAGEPGGGEEAGLRPIHEVQGAGAESPLVNQRVAIEGVVVGDFQNASELKGFYVQQEDATVDGDPATSEGIFVYDGGNGSDVKLGDRVRVTGQVREFNGLTELVGPLQVSVLASGVALPTPAGISLPLASADALERYEGMRVQLRQTLTVNEVYNLGRYGEVLLSSGGRQMTPTNVVAPGEQAKAMQARNDLDRILLDDGRSGQNPDPIRYPAPELSAYNSLRVGDRTSAIDGVLDYSAGSYRIQPLQTPTFEAANPRPAQPAVEGRLRVASFNVLNYFNGDGKGGGFPTSRGANTAEEFQRQKAKIVAAILASKADIVGLMEIENDGYGEFSAIADLVNGLNASLPQGQRYAFVNPNRAKLGSDEIAVGLIYRGDKVRTYRSAAVLDSSVNPEFDDTRNRPTLAQTFQEINGGERLTIAVNHLKSKGSACDGDPDTGDGQGNCNLTRARAAQALVDWLAGDPTGAKEPDRLIIGDLNSYAKEDPVNVIRSAGYTDLVARQAGAGKGYSYVFSGQSGYLDHALANASLARQVRGAVEWHINADEPRVLDYNVEFKTPRQQDSLYNAEPYRASDHDPVVIGIDLRRVAMKKHRR; encoded by the coding sequence ATGCACCCCTTGCGTAACGCCGCCCTGCTGGGCGGCCTGGCCCTGCTGGGCCTGCCGGTGGCCAACGCCGCCGAGCTGATCATCTCCGAGTATGTCGAAGGCAGCGGCAACAACAAGGCGCTGGAGTTCTACAACAGCGGCAGCCAGGTCCTCGACCTCTCCGCCTACCGCGTCGAGTTCTATTTCAACGGCGCCAGCGCGGCGGGCCGCAGCATCGACCTGAGCGGCAGCCTGGCGCCGGGCAAGACCTTCGTCCTCGCCAACGGCGTGGCCGACCCGGCGTTGCTGGCGCTGGCCAGCCAGCGGGTGGAAGGCAGCTGGTTCAATGGCAACGATGCGGTGCTGCTGCGCCGGCGCAGCGGCGAGATCCTCGACAGCCTCGGCCAGGTCGGCTTCAACCCCGGCACGACCTGGGGCAGCGGCGATGTGCAGACCCTCGACCGGAGCCTGGTGCGCAAGGCCGACATCCGCGACGGCGACAGCGATCCCAGCGACGCCTTCGACCCGGCGGCGCAATGGCTGGGCTACCCGCGCGACACCTTCGCCAACCTCGGCCAGCATGGCGCTGGCGAGCCCGGCGGCGGCGAGGAGGCCGGCCTGCGACCGATCCACGAGGTGCAGGGCGCCGGCGCCGAAAGTCCGCTGGTGAACCAGCGGGTCGCCATCGAGGGCGTGGTGGTCGGCGACTTCCAGAACGCCAGCGAGCTGAAGGGCTTCTACGTGCAGCAGGAAGATGCCACGGTGGACGGCGACCCGGCGACCTCCGAAGGCATCTTCGTCTACGACGGCGGCAACGGCAGCGACGTCAAGCTCGGCGACCGCGTCCGGGTGACCGGCCAGGTCCGCGAGTTCAACGGCCTCACCGAACTGGTCGGGCCGCTGCAGGTCAGCGTCCTGGCGAGCGGCGTGGCCTTGCCGACGCCGGCCGGCATCAGCCTGCCGCTGGCCAGCGCCGATGCGCTGGAGCGCTACGAAGGCATGCGCGTGCAGCTCCGCCAGACGCTGACCGTCAACGAGGTCTACAACCTCGGCCGCTACGGCGAGGTCCTGCTGTCCTCCGGCGGCCGCCAGATGACTCCGACCAACGTGGTGGCTCCCGGCGAACAGGCCAAGGCCATGCAGGCGCGCAACGACCTCGACCGGATTCTCCTCGACGACGGCCGCAGCGGGCAGAACCCCGACCCGATCCGCTACCCGGCACCGGAACTGAGCGCCTACAACAGCCTGCGCGTCGGCGACCGTACCAGCGCCATCGACGGCGTGCTCGACTACTCGGCCGGCAGCTACCGTATCCAGCCGTTGCAGACGCCGACCTTCGAGGCAGCCAATCCGCGTCCGGCCCAGCCGGCGGTGGAAGGGCGCCTGCGGGTGGCCAGCTTCAACGTGCTCAACTACTTCAACGGCGATGGCAAGGGCGGCGGTTTCCCCACCTCGCGCGGAGCCAACACGGCCGAGGAGTTCCAACGGCAGAAAGCGAAGATCGTCGCGGCGATCCTCGCCTCGAAGGCGGACATCGTCGGCCTGATGGAGATCGAGAACGACGGCTACGGCGAGTTCAGCGCCATCGCCGACCTGGTCAACGGCCTCAACGCCAGCCTACCCCAGGGCCAGCGCTATGCCTTCGTCAACCCGAACCGGGCGAAGCTGGGCAGCGACGAAATTGCCGTGGGGCTGATCTATCGCGGCGACAAGGTCCGCACCTATCGATCCGCGGCGGTGCTCGACAGTTCGGTGAACCCGGAGTTCGACGACACCCGCAACCGTCCGACCCTGGCCCAGACCTTCCAGGAGATCAATGGCGGCGAACGCCTGACCATCGCGGTGAACCACCTGAAGTCGAAGGGCTCGGCCTGCGACGGCGACCCGGACACCGGCGACGGCCAGGGCAACTGCAACCTGACCCGGGCGCGCGCCGCCCAGGCCCTGGTGGACTGGCTGGCGGGCGATCCGACGGGCGCCAAGGAGCCTGATCGCCTGATCATCGGCGACCTCAATTCCTATGCCAAGGAAGACCCGGTGAACGTCATCCGCAGCGCCGGCTACACCGACCTGGTGGCGCGTCAGGCGGGCGCAGGAAAGGGCTATTCCTACGTGTTCTCCGGGCAGTCCGGCTACCTTGACCACGCCCTCGCCAACGCCAGCCTGGCGCGCCAGGTACGCGGCGCGGTGGAGTGGCACATCAACGCCGACGAGCCCCGGGTGCTGGACTACAACGTCGAGTTCAAGACCCCTCGGCAGCAGGACAGCCTGTACAACGCCGAGCCGTACCGGGCCTCCGACCACGACCCGGTGGTGATCGGTATCGACCTGCGCCGGGTGGCGATGAAGAAGCACCGCAGGTAG
- the tsiT gene encoding type VI secretion system immunity protein TsiT: MTDAKAFRRYIFELYFDPARLLELDDDQHLQRIERFLDALAPLHPVLENWYLCGDSLRDALSHNVTEHRQDLAKALSRDRRTRAVELVLWNGEEDPLKGGLSLDYEASGRAVSSRLQLEDAGSLLQVFDAPASSFVAIFLAALEIWPETTWGMLAPHAYFVHQRTFPDRRSIGWIGFCPHPLRATDFPAATELVDIPGRGTLLLNGREPMDETRREHFERVGEADIKLMELGYLPPLRG, translated from the coding sequence ATGACGGACGCCAAGGCTTTCAGGCGCTACATATTCGAGCTGTACTTCGATCCGGCACGGCTCCTCGAACTGGACGACGACCAGCACCTGCAACGGATAGAGCGCTTCCTCGATGCCCTCGCGCCCCTCCATCCGGTGCTGGAGAACTGGTACCTGTGCGGCGACTCCCTGCGCGATGCCCTCAGCCACAACGTCACCGAGCACCGCCAGGATCTCGCCAAGGCCCTGTCGCGTGACCGACGCACCCGGGCGGTGGAACTGGTGCTATGGAACGGCGAGGAGGATCCGCTCAAGGGCGGGTTGTCGCTGGACTACGAGGCCAGCGGCAGGGCCGTCTCGTCCAGGCTCCAGTTGGAAGATGCCGGCAGCCTGCTGCAAGTGTTCGACGCACCGGCTTCCTCCTTCGTCGCGATCTTCCTCGCGGCGCTGGAAATCTGGCCCGAAACGACCTGGGGCATGCTCGCTCCGCATGCGTACTTCGTACACCAGCGGACCTTCCCGGACCGCCGCAGCATCGGCTGGATCGGCTTCTGCCCGCATCCGCTAAGGGCCACGGACTTCCCGGCGGCTACGGAGCTGGTCGACATTCCCGGCCGTGGCACCCTGCTGCTGAACGGCCGCGAACCGATGGACGAAACCCGTCGCGAACATTTCGAGCGCGTCGGCGAAGCGGACATCAAGCTGATGGAACTGGGCTACCTGCCGCCGCTGCGCGGTTGA